In Nitrososphaerota archaeon, the following proteins share a genomic window:
- a CDS encoding acylphosphatase: MKAKITIKGRRVQDVGYRLLLLSRAHTLKGFEASNVGEDLIVLIEGNENTVNKFIQTVKSEKPPSADVSEVIVEGYDGEVMDVKEYREQLSLEQLVKIATVGVEMRDDIKEMKGDIKTMLKKQDETLAEIRATRNEIIATRNELREEIRETRGEIRALREDLKQYMDRRF, from the coding sequence GTGAAGGCTAAGATCACAATCAAAGGCAGAAGAGTTCAGGATGTTGGCTACAGACTCCTCCTACTAAGCAGAGCACATACTCTTAAAGGGTTTGAAGCATCTAACGTAGGCGAAGACCTAATCGTTTTGATCGAGGGAAACGAAAATACTGTCAATAAATTTATTCAAACCGTTAAATCTGAGAAGCCGCCTTCAGCAGATGTGAGCGAGGTAATAGTCGAAGGCTACGATGGCGAAGTAATGGATGTGAAAGAATACAGGGAGCAGCTCAGCCTAGAGCAGCTGGTGAAGATAGCTACCGTTGGTGTCGAGATGAGAGACGACATCAAAGAGATGAAGGGAGATATAAAGACGATGCTGAAGAAGCAGGATGAAACATTAGCCGAAATAAGGGCGACGAGAAACGAGATTATAGCGACAAGAAATGAGCTTAGGGAGGAGATCAGAGAGACTAGAGGTGAAATTAGGGCTTTGAGGGAAGACCTTAAGCAATACATGGATAGGAGATTCTAG